The following coding sequences lie in one Rutidosis leptorrhynchoides isolate AG116_Rl617_1_P2 chromosome 4, CSIRO_AGI_Rlap_v1, whole genome shotgun sequence genomic window:
- the LOC139841573 gene encoding uncharacterized protein, with protein sequence MSTEKPQLAGHSRFRQSTDQISSLITLSHSINVFSTRWKLIINKLNEVLPVLVGIQLEIQDSGENSTLSGLIEEFEETIEFTTKLAQKCIDQSYNGKLLMQSDLDIIFVKLNKQIQCLYEFKSFCCYSIVDSAIVVSKPGPNSSKDDVRFYVNDLVSRFKIGNNEMKKQALICFNEDERFLKIAMEIEGFGHVLIESLSINMEIQEEVLKSIDMICEFDEFIRILVSIGVIGSLIRVLGGGTYSSKCLSTRCLMKCTAECENAWSVSAHGGVTSLLRISASENDSSDELVGLACGVLKNLVGVYEIKRFIVEEGAITIFVNLVKSRNEVSQISAIEFLQAISFGDQKVADSIANEGGIRVLVHVLDPKLSFSSKTRERSIRAIMCLCSDLTGMDRLLSYGFMDHILYFLHNGDISVQEASLKAAFWLSGISDDIKKAMGEVGFLQELVKLVTAKSFEVREMAFSTLSNLVSNPRNRKRFVENDQNVSLLMQSIDQEEGTLCHKKLLLPIIMSLSGCNSGRKKILSSGYLKNIEKLADEEISDARKIVKNLSSNRFVRMVKGIWH encoded by the coding sequence ATGTCAACTGAAAAACCCCAACTTGCCGGACATTCAAGATTCCGGCAATCCACCGACCAAATTTCTTCATTAATCACACTTTCACATTCAATCAATGTCTTTTCAACAAGATGGAAATTAATAATAAACAAGCTCAACGAAGTGCTCCCAGTTCTTGTCGGTATCCAACTGGAAATTCAAGATTCCGGTGAGAACTCAACTCTCTCCGGCTTAAttgaagaatttgaagaaacaattGAATTTACCACCAAATTAGCTCAAAAATGCATCGATCAATCGTACAATGGGAAGCTGTTAATGCAGAGTGATCTTGATATTATATTTGTAAAATTGAACAAACAAATACAATGCTTGTATGAATTTAAAAGCTTTTGTTGTTATTCAATTGTGGATTCTGCAATTGTGGTTTCAAAACCTGGGCCCAATTCATCAAAAGATGACGTCAGATTTTATGTTAATGATTTGGTATCAAGGTTTAAAATTGGGAATAATGAGATGAAGAAACAAGCATTGATTTGTTTTAATGAAGATGAAAGGTTTTTGAAGATTGCAATGGAAATTGAAGGGTTTGGTCATGTTTTAATTGAGTCTTTAAGTATTAATATGGAAATTCAAGAAGAGGTGTTAAAATCAATTGATATGATTTGTGAATTTGATGAATTTATAAGGATTTTGGTATCAATTGGTGTTATTGGTTCTTTAATTAGGGTTTTGGGAGGAGGAACTTATTCGAGTAAATGTTTGTCCaccaggtgtttgatgaaatgcacaGCTGAATGTGAAAACGCTTGGTCAGTTTCGGCTCATGGTGGGGTGACATCTTTGTTGCGAATTTCGGCTAGTGAGAATGATAGTAGTGATGAGTTGGTTGGTTTAGCTTGTGGGGTGTTGAAAAATCTTGTTGGTGTTTATGAAATCAAACGTTTTATAGTTGAAGAAGGCGCGATTACGATTTTTGTTAATCTTGTTAAGTCTAGGAATGAAGTTTCTCAGATCAGTGCTATTGAATTTCTTCAAGCTATTTCTTTTGGAGATCAAAAAGTGGCGGATTCTATTGCTAATGAAGGTGGGATTCGTGTTTTGGTTCATGTTTTGGATCCAAAGTTGTCGTTTTCATCAAAAACCAGAGAGAGGTCTATAAGGGCGATCATGTGTTTGTGTTCTGATTTAACAGGAATGGATAGGTTATTAAGTTACGGTTTCATGGATCACATACTTTATTTTCTTCACAATGGTGATATATCTGTTCAAGAAGCATCATTAAAAGCTGCGTTTTGGTTAAGTGGGATATCGGATGATATCAAGAAAGCTATGGGAGAAGTAGGATTTTTGCAAGAACTTGTAAAATTAGTGACTGCAAAGTCGTTTGAGGTTCGTGAAATGGCATTTTCCACATTATCAAATTTGGTTTCAAACCCTAGAAACCGAAAAAGATTTGTGGAAAACGATCAAAATGTGAGCTTGCTTATGCAATCAATTGATCAAGAAGAAGGAACTTTATGTCACAAAAAGCTTTTACTACCAATAATCATGTCATTATCAGGATGCAATAGTGGCCGAAAGAAAATTTTGAGTTCTGGGTACTTAAAAAACATTGAAAAATTAGCAGATGAGGAAATTTCAGATGCTAGAAAGATTGTTAAGAACCTATCGTCGAACAGATTTGTTCGTATGGTTAAAGGGATTTGGCACTAA